Sequence from the Flavobacteriales bacterium genome:
ATTATGAACGCGAGCTGCTACCCGCTCTTCGTGAACTCGAAGTAGAGCGTAAGCAGATAAAAAGCACCCTTCTGTACCCTACCATCGGTCTGGGAGCCTTGGCCGTAGGACTGATCGCTATCCTTCCTAACCTGGGCATACAATCACTGATCCTGGCCGGTATCACGGGGATAGGACTCTTCACTTGGTTCAAGACCAAGGCCTCCAGGGAATATCGCTCCGAATTCAAGAACCGCATCATACGGGCCATCCTCAGGCATATCGACAAAGAGCTCAGATATAGCGGATATGGCAGTATCAAGAAGAGTGAATTCATCAGTTGTGGCATCTACACCGAGCGTCCCGATAGATATCGCGGAGAAGACCTCTTCAGCGGTCAGCTCGATCAGACCGAGTTCGCTTTTTCAGAAGTGCATAGCCAAGTATACCGGGAGGATAGTAAAGGGAGAAAGCAACTACAAACCCAATTCAAAGGCTTGTTCTTCCGTGCCGATCTCAATAAGTTCACTCAGCACCGAACGGTGATCGTCCCTGATCTAGCTGAACGATTCTTGGGGAACATGGGCCAGCAATTGCAGAAACTCAACTTCACCCGTGATGAATTGGTGCAGATGGAGAATGTGGATTTCGAGAAGCGCTTTGCCGTCTATTCCAGCGATCAGGTAGAAGCGCGCTATATCCTTTCTCCCAAGCTCATGGAGCGTATCTTCCTCTATGCTGAGAAGCACGAGGTCTCACCTTCCTTATCCTTCAAGGATTCCAAAGTCTATGTTGCGATACCTATATCCAAAGAATTCTTTGAACCGAGCATCTTCCGGTCGATCATCGATAAAGAGGCCACTCGGGAATACCATGACGATATGATGCTGGCCATCAGTCTGGTCGAAGAATTGGATCTCAACACGCGCATCTGGTCCAAACTACCTGAAGAAGAGGAAGAAGAAAAGAAGGGGTCAGCCAAGAGAGGAGGGTTCTACCGCAGGGGAATCAGGAGATGACCTCGGCCATGAGTACGTCATCACTATCGATGGGTAGCACGGCATCGCTCTCTGGAAAATCAGGATCATCCTTATAGCGCGAGTGAAGCTCCTTGCTGCTGAATACCAAGGCTCCTTTGTTCTCCCAGATCACCCCATAGGCCTCTTTCCCACCCCGGAATCGGAAGCGGCAATGCTTGTGGAAGTAGATGGAAATATCCTCGGTGACCATGTATCTGAAAGTACGCCAGAGTCCAAGTCGATCCATCGAAATGGACATATTTTGTTATCAACAGGATATACAGTCAGAAGGCTTTGGAATTCAGAAGGATAGGTCAGAAATCCAGCGAATAGACGATGGCCTCTACATCGAGGAGATAGTTGCGTTTGTCGAATTTGGGCGCGAAGACATAGCCATCTACGGTGATCACTCGCGCATTTTCTTCATCCACCACGGTGAGACTCACGTAGGGTCCGCCCATGATGGGACGCTCCATGCGCCAGAGTCCTCGTCCTTCGATAGCATAGTTCTCACC
This genomic interval carries:
- a CDS encoding DUF3137 domain-containing protein — encoded protein: MEEEEVHKESFDAYYERELLPALRELEVERKQIKSTLLYPTIGLGALAVGLIAILPNLGIQSLILAGITGIGLFTWFKTKASREYRSEFKNRIIRAILRHIDKELRYSGYGSIKKSEFISCGIYTERPDRYRGEDLFSGQLDQTEFAFSEVHSQVYREDSKGRKQLQTQFKGLFFRADLNKFTQHRTVIVPDLAERFLGNMGQQLQKLNFTRDELVQMENVDFEKRFAVYSSDQVEARYILSPKLMERIFLYAEKHEVSPSLSFKDSKVYVAIPISKEFFEPSIFRSIIDKEATREYHDDMMLAISLVEELDLNTRIWSKLPEEEEEEKKGSAKRGGFYRRGIRR